In Primulina huaijiensis isolate GDHJ02 chromosome 16, ASM1229523v2, whole genome shotgun sequence, a single genomic region encodes these proteins:
- the LOC140961759 gene encoding MACPF domain-containing protein At1g14780-like, which yields MDELGEYVDRPIGVRAMQALGLGFDLASDYRLKFVKRNPNGGRLVVLDEKRKRDVVVPGHGGVVQIPDVPECIRVDKGDHIRFKSDVLPFDQMSELLNQKSSVQGKVPSGYLNAVFDLSGAWLNDVADAKNLAFDGYFISLFCMHLTASPLVLHEYVKKSVPSRWDPKSLSRFIQTYGTHIIVGMAVGGQDLVCVKQRASSPISSAELKGYLDELGDCLFSDANSPMLERKAMNKQKKVPEVFNRMLQAHTLQFTSITETSTKDGLTLIWSKRGGDLFAQSHSRWLQTMAANPDAVVFKFVPITSLLNGIPGSGYLSHAINLYLRYKPPVEDLQYFLEFQVPRQWVPLFGELPLRHQRSKASYPLLQFSFLGPKVYVNTVQVTSDQKPVLGLRLYLEGTKSNRLAIHVQHLSSLPNIMSFTSSRKPQWRGSDEYESSDNFLEPVRWKKYANICSMPVKHDPNWVQGESDGVFIVTGAQLIIKGKWPRKVLHLRLLYGHIPNCTIRKTEWASAPESSQKSNFLTNLSTTFTFTQKAVADYPKQQPAALNSGVFPGGPPVPANSRKLLEYVDTKDVARHPYDVPGHWLVTAAKLVKDGGKIGLQVKFALLDYSQE from the exons ATGGATGAACTCGGAGAATACGTCGACAGGCCTATTGGGGTGCGGGCGATGCAGGCTTTGGGGCTCGGTTTCGATTTGGCTAGTGATTATAGGCTCAAGTTCGTAAAAAGAAATCCAAACGGGGGGAGACTGGTCGTTCTAGATGAGAAGCGGAAGCGCGACGTCGTCGTCCCCGGGCACGGCGGCGTAGTCCAGATTCCCGACGTGCCGGAATGCATTCGCGTTGATAAAGGAGATCACATTCGGTTTAAGTCCGATGTACTGCCGTTTGACCAG ATGTCAGAGCTACTCAATCAGAAGTCATCGGTACAGGGAAAAGTTCCTTCGGGTTATCTTAATGCTGTTTTCGATTTAAGTGGTGCCTGGTTGAATGATGTAGCAGACGCCAAAAATCTTGCTTTTGATGGTTATTTCATCTCACTTTTCTGTATGCACCTTACTGCATCACCATTAGTACTTCATGAGTATGTGAAGAAGTCTGTTCCATCACGCTGGGACCCAAAATCATTGTCAAG ATTTATCCAGACTTATGGAACACATATAATTGTGGGAATGGCAGTTGGAGGCCAGGATTTAGTTTGTGTTAAACAGAGGGCATCTTCTCCGATTTCTTCTGCTGAACTCAAGGGATACTTGGATGAACTTGGAGATTGCCTTTTCTCTGATGCTAATAGTCCTATGCTAGAGAGGAAGGCTATGAATAAACAAAAGAAG GTTCCGGAGGTGTTTAATCGTATGCTACAGGCACATACCCTGCAGTTCACCAGCATCACAGAAACATCAACCAAGGAT GGACTCACGCTTATTTGGTCAAAAAGGGGAGGTGATTTGTTTGCACAAAGTCACTCCAGGTGGCTCCAGACAATGGCTGCTAACCCAGATGCTGTAGTTTTCAAATTTGTTCCTATTACCTCTTTACTAAATGGGATTCCAGGGAGCGGCTACCTCAGTCATGCCATTAACTTGTACCTACGAT ACAAGCCTCCTGTAGAGGATTTACAATACTTTTTGGAGTTCCAAGTTCCCAGACAGTGGGTACCCTTATTCGGTGAACTGCCTTTAAGACATCAAAGAAGTAAAGCATCTTACCCTTTGTTGCAGTTCAGTTTCTTGGGTCCAAAAGTTTATGTCAACACCGTCCag GTTACTAGTGATCAAAAACCAGTTCTTGGCCTTCGCCTATACTTGGAAGGAACAAAAAGCAACCGATTAGCCATTCATGTGCAACATCTTTCAAGTCTTCCAAATATCATGTCATTTACCTCATCTCGCAAGCCACAATGGCGAGGTTCTGATGAATATGAATCCTCTGATAATTTCTTAGAACCAGTTCGATGGAAGAAATATGCAAATATATGTTCAATGCCTGTAAAACACGATCCTAATTGGGTTCAGGGAGAATCTGATGGTGTATTCATTGTGACTGGAGCACAGCTCATTATAAAGGGGAAATGGCCAAGAAAGGTTCTTCACCTACGGCTGCTTTATGGCCACATACCGAACTGCACCATCCGGAAAACCGAGTGGGCATCTGCACCAGAATCCTCACAAAAGTCAAATTTCCTCACGAACTTAAGCACGACTTTCACTTTCACGCAAAAAGCTGTGGCCGATTATCCGAAGCAGCAACCAGCGGCCCTGAACTCCGGTGTATTTCCTGGTGGTCCTCCTGTGCCTGCTAACTCAAGGAAGCTGCTTGAATATGTCGACACAAAGGATGTTGCTCGACATCCATACGATGTTCCAGGACATTGGTTAGTAACAGCTGCAAAGTTGGTGAAAGATGGTGGCAAAATCGGTTTGCAAGTGAAATTTGCTTTGTTAGATTATTCCCAAGAGTGA
- the LOC140961502 gene encoding uncharacterized protein isoform X3 — protein MHLTLNCASTWKWRDYSIRYQYSGVSGPALILVHGFGANSDHWRKNLPVLAHSHRVYSMDLIGYGYSDKPNPRQLSVDYFYTFETWASQLNDFCKDIVKDEAFFICNSIGGLVGLQAAVMDPQICKGIILLNISLRMLHIKKQPWFGRPLIKSFQSLLRNTDLGKMFFKAVATPESVKNILRQCYYDTSQVTDELVQIILDPGREPGAVDVFLEFICYSDGPLPEELLPQVKCPVLIAWGDKDPWEPIDLGKAYAQFESVEEFVVLPDVGHCPQDEAPHLVNPLIATFVAKHAPQVGSLSPSAS, from the exons ATGCATTTAACATTAAATTGTGCAAG tacATGGAAATGGAGAGATTACTCTATTCGTTACCAGTATTCTGGAGTTAGTGGCCCTGCCTTGATTTTGGTTCACGGTTTTGGAGCAAACAG TGACCATTGGAGGAAAAATTTACCAGTTTTAGCACATTCACATAGGGTGTATTCCATGGATCTTATTGGAtatggttactcagataaacCTAATCCTCGACAGTTAAGTGTTGATTACTTTTACACATTTGAGACTTGGGCCAGCCAACTCAACGACTTTTGTAAAGATATTGTTAAAGATGAAGCATTTTTTATCTGCAATTCTATTGGAG GACTTGTCGGTCTGCAGGCTGCAGTCATGGATCCTCAAATATGCAAGGGAATTATTCTCTTGAATATATCACTCCGTATGTTGCACATAAAAAAACAGCCCTGGTTTGGAAGacctctaataaaatcatttcagAGTTTGCTTAG GAATACGGACCTTgggaaaatgtttttcaaggCTGTTGCCACACCAGAATCAGTGAAGAACATTCTCCGTCAG TGTTACTATGACACTTCCCAAGTTACGGATGAACTAGTTCAGATAATCCTTGATCCGGGACGTGAGCCTGGAGCTGTAGATGTGTTTCTTGAATTCATATGCTACTCAGATGGGCCTCTTCCCGAGGAACTATTACCTCAAGTGAAG TGTCCTGTGCTAATTGCATGGGGTGACAAGGATCCATGGGAACCTATTGATTTGGGGAAAGCTTATGCCCAATTCGAATCTGTTGAAGAGTTTGTTGTCCTACCAGATGTTGGTCACTGCCCTCAG GACGAGGCCCCTCATCTGGTGAACCCGCTCATTGCGACGTTTGTGGCTAAACATGCTCCACAGGTTGGAAGTCTTTCACCCTCAGCTTCATGA
- the LOC140960955 gene encoding uncharacterized protein — MQEAVKAETIKLLDEGIIYHISDSAWMLERLAGHEFYCFLDGYSGYNQITIALEDQEKTTFTCPYDTFSLQQPELGVEEVRGDEPGAELGEVSLHGTRGIVLGHKISDQGIEVDLTTPRV, encoded by the exons atgcaagaggCAGTGAAGGCTGAAACTATCAAACTTCTCGATGAAGGTATTATCTATCATATTTCAGATAGCGCATGG ATGTTAGAGAGACTAGCGGGGCATGAATTTTACTGTTTTCtagatgggtattcggggtataaCCAAATCACTATTGCACTGGAGGACCAAGAGAAAAcaactttcacttgtccttatgaCACTTTTTCTTTACAAC AACCTGAGCTCGGTGTTGAGGAGGTGCGAGGTGACGAACCTGGTGCTGAATTGGGAGAAGTTTCACTTCATGGTACAAGAGGAATTGTATTAGGGCACAAGATTTCGGATCAAGGGATAGAGGTGGATCTTACTACTCCAAGAGTTTGA